TACTTGTCAGCGACGAATTGGCAAGCCGCCTGGCGCAGTTCCAGCAGGCCGGCGTTCGCTGTATACGTCGTGAAATCGGCGGCGATCGCCTCCTGAGCGGCTGCTTTGACATGATCGGGCGTTGGGAAATCAGGCTGGCCGATCGTCAAGGAAACAAGTCCCGGCCGGTCGGCGACAAGGTTGAAAAATTGGCGGATGCCTGATAACTGAATGGCTTGAACACGTGGTTGAATGAGGTGTTTCACGGTTGTCCACCTTTCTTTTTTGTTTCTATTGTACCATTGGCGAGGAAAACGAAAAAACAAAAATGAGCCCCTTTCCGTCCAGATTGTTCCCACAAACGGAAATGGGGCTCACTTGGTCATCGACGATTCACTTTCCAACTTCGTTCGCTCCTTTTACGCGCCGTATTTTTTCAACAGGTCGTTATATTGGGCGGAAAGCTTGAAAAACAACGGCTTGTTGCCGGCCGCGAGCGCTTCATCAATTTGTTCCATCAGTTTTTTTCTTTGAAACTGGAAGATCGCTTCTTTCAGCACTTGTTCGGCCATCGGCCCGTAGCTGCTTTTTTCTTCCGGCTGGTTGAACAAAACGGCGCCTTCATTCGGGTATTGTTTTTCGTACATGATTCAGTCCCTCCCATATGGGAACGAAACAGTTCCCTTTCTTATATTATCGTCGTTTTTGATGCTAATGTAAAGAAAATTTAGATAAATATTTTTTGTCAATTTTTTCTCTACATGATTTTTATACCCGTTTTTTGTTGGGACTTAACAGTTTTTCGGTTATGATAAGAGGAGAACAAGGCAAAGGTGAGGGCGATGATTCGCACGTGTGTCGTGACAAAAGAATTTGAGATTTTGTATGATGTTGACTTAACGCTTGTCAACAGCCCGGACGTCTCATGGTATTGGGTTGACTTTCATGAGCCGACGGATGAGGAATCGGCGCTGCTCGCCTCCTTTTTCCGTTTTCACCCACTGGCGATTGAAGACTGTCTCGAATATGTGCAGCGGCCGAAGCTCGATTTTTATGACCGCTACTTGTTTGTTGTGCTTCATGCCATTGCCGGAATGACGCTGGAGGCTGAGGAAGTCGATTTGTTTGTCGGGCAAAATTTCATCGTTTCGTTTCATAAGTCGGCCATTCACGCGGTCGATGAGGTGTGGGAGCGATTGAAGCATGAAGAAGATGTTCAGCAGGGGCCGTTTCACGTCATGTACCGGCTGATCGACAAGCTTGTGGATGATTATTTTCCACCGCTTTACCATATTGAAGACGTGCTGAACGATTTAGAGGAGAATACGAACAATGAACCGATTCACGACATTATTGAAAAAGTGTTTGACATCCGCGGCGATTTATCGAAGCTGCGCCGAACGATCGTGCCGATGCGCGACTTGTTGTACCGCATCATCCATTCCGACCGGCTGCAGCGCATGAAAGAACGGCAGCTGTACTTTCATGACATTTATGATCATTTGCTGAAGCTGTCGGAAATGATTGAGACAAACCGAGAAATTACCGCGGATATCCGCGACAGCTATTTATCGCTCAACTCGAATCGAATGAACAATATTATGATGACATTTACAGCCATTACGACCATTTTCATGCCGCTCTCCTTTATTGCCGGCATTTATGGGATGAACTTTGATTATATGCCTGAATTGCACTGGAAGTACGGATACTTTGTTGTATTGGCTGCCATGGCGGTGATCGGCATGACGATGTTCGTCTGGTTTAAGCGCAACGGCTGGTTTCAGTTGTTGAAAGGCGACTGGGCGAAGGAGGAGCGGGAGCGCCGCCAGTAGCCGTATAAAACGGGCTGTTCCCCTCATATATATAATTACATAATGACGGCAGCGTAAGCGCGAAGGAGGGGAACCGATGGCAAGAGGAATTTGGGGAGTCGACTCGGCGCAAGCCGTAACGGATCAGCTGTTTCAATGCGTGCGGACGGAGCTTGGCTATCCGAAATTTTGGGGCCGTTATTTGTCGGAAGTGCCGAACGTGTCCGAAGGGTTGACACGCGACGAGATCGCCCGCATCCGCAGCTATGGCGTGAAGGTGCTGCCGATTTATAACGCCTTCCGCGAAGCGGTCGGCTATGCGAACGGTCAGGTGGCGGCGCGCAACGCGGTGTTCCATGCGCGGCGGCTCGGCATTCCGAAAAATAAACTGCTGTTTGCCAACATCGAAGACTTTTTCGCTGTGGATGCCGCTTGGATCGCTGCTTGGGTGGAAACGCTCTATCCGACCGGATACCGGCCGGGGCTGTACGCGGACCCGACGAAAGGGGATTTCGCCGCTGCCTATTGCGAGGCGGTCAGCCGGAACAACCAAGTGGCGGTGCAGGCGGTCATTTGGAGCGCCGCACCAAGGCCGGGAACGACGAAAGAGCAGAAAGCGCCGCGCTATCAGCCGGCTGCCCCGCCTTGCAGCGCGAATGTCTGGGTGTGGCAGTACGGGCGTGATGCAGAAGTCTGCCCGGTTGACACGAATTTAGCTGACCGACGCCTATTGGACTTTTTGTATTGAACAAAGCCGTTGCAAAAAAAGGCAGCGGCTTTTTTATGCGGCTGGGAAATTGTTGGCTGTTGCGCGTCTTTTCTTTTAATTTTTTTGCTTGGATCGATTATATTAGTAATAGGAAAAAAGGAGGATGTCAGTCGGTTGGGGAAAACGGAACGATGATCGAAAGGAGAGGGAATATGGATCGATCTGTCGCCTCACTGTTGGATCGCATCCATGAACAATACGAACGATGGAGGACGGGACCGCCGCTTGACGGTGTGGAATTGGCCCGATTTTTCAATGCTGTCGGCCGGACGGCGGCGGTGATTGGCCTTAGCGACATCGCTGCTGAAGCAGAGCGGCTCATTCACCGGTTGAACGGCCAAACGGAACGGCAATGGACAGCGGAGGAGGCGCTGATGGAGATGGTTCCTCTCCTTCGCTGCTTCTATGAAGCCGGGGAAGCGGCTTCTGCCACCATTCCCTCTTCGCACCGCCAAGGGCCGAAAGCAGCGATTCTCCTCTGTGGAAATGATCCCCTGTTTTTTGCTTACGTCCGCGGCGCCCTGCAAACCGTGCCATGGCGTTTCACGACGATTCCCTCCCTTGAGCAGGCGGCCGCGTCGATGTTTCGTCTCAGCCCGGATTGCATCATCGTCAGCGTGAAGGAGGGAGAGTGGGAGAATCCGGACTTGACGGTTTTGCTTGAGCGCGCCGGACAGCGCCCCTATCTTCCTGTTGTCATTGTGAGGAGAGACGAGGGCAAAGAGGGGCGGTTGAAAGGTTATGAGCTTGGCGCGGATGATGTCATCACCACCCCAGCGGCAGATGAGCTGTTCGTTCGCGTTCGCCGGCTCATTGAAAAAAAACGA
Above is a window of Geobacillus thermoleovorans DNA encoding:
- a CDS encoding IDEAL domain-containing protein; the protein is MYEKQYPNEGAVLFNQPEEKSSYGPMAEQVLKEAIFQFQRKKLMEQIDEALAAGNKPLFFKLSAQYNDLLKKYGA
- the corA gene encoding magnesium/cobalt transporter CorA, with the protein product MIRTCVVTKEFEILYDVDLTLVNSPDVSWYWVDFHEPTDEESALLASFFRFHPLAIEDCLEYVQRPKLDFYDRYLFVVLHAIAGMTLEAEEVDLFVGQNFIVSFHKSAIHAVDEVWERLKHEEDVQQGPFHVMYRLIDKLVDDYFPPLYHIEDVLNDLEENTNNEPIHDIIEKVFDIRGDLSKLRRTIVPMRDLLYRIIHSDRLQRMKERQLYFHDIYDHLLKLSEMIETNREITADIRDSYLSLNSNRMNNIMMTFTAITTIFMPLSFIAGIYGMNFDYMPELHWKYGYFVVLAAMAVIGMTMFVWFKRNGWFQLLKGDWAKEERERRQ
- a CDS encoding glycoside hydrolase domain-containing protein — encoded protein: MARGIWGVDSAQAVTDQLFQCVRTELGYPKFWGRYLSEVPNVSEGLTRDEIARIRSYGVKVLPIYNAFREAVGYANGQVAARNAVFHARRLGIPKNKLLFANIEDFFAVDAAWIAAWVETLYPTGYRPGLYADPTKGDFAAAYCEAVSRNNQVAVQAVIWSAAPRPGTTKEQKAPRYQPAAPPCSANVWVWQYGRDAEVCPVDTNLADRRLLDFLY